In Helianthus annuus cultivar XRQ/B chromosome 3, HanXRQr2.0-SUNRISE, whole genome shotgun sequence, a single window of DNA contains:
- the LOC110931035 gene encoding protein ARABIDILLO 1: protein MTRSVRQKCEKETRESDLSDEPEMENLECLKLDDDGIVDWTRLPDDAVIDVFTRLSYRDRANMSSACKSWRSVGSSSCLWRSLDLRAHRCEGELMECLASRCSNLQKLRFRGSANTDSLVSIRANNLKELSGDFCKVLSDSTLTLIVTYYKLLESIQLGPDNCEMITSDGLYSIAIYCPNLKKLRLSGISDVSYQAIRALADRCPNLHDIGFIDCLNISTASLANVVQLRFLSVAGTTDIDWDSAGENWTNLPYLEGLDVSRTDVDPENFTRLVESIDSLKVVCTFNCPVLEEDPAVYKSHGKMMLGFSNDTFKVLSSMFPDTKSEQAVFSDWRSGSNKNDANLDILMMWVEWILSHALLCIAEANLTGLDQFWLDQGADLLLTLLQSSQADVQEWAATGLATFAVVNDISIKVDAGRVKAVRKGGGVQLLLRLARSLNEGLQLEATKAISNLSTNPAFARSVAGEGGITVLASLAKSTNRFVAEEAAGGLWNLSAGDKHMGAIFDAGAIKSLVDLIIKWPRGGHRVLERAAGALANLAADEKYSMEVAAVGGISAVVTLACTCKHRGVQEQATRALANLTGHGDSNTNIVMAGQEDRVIDVLILLIRSQHDAVRQEAATALWHLSGDARNRERIALAGGVVALVALAQSCVYASPRLQEGAAGALWALSVSEANSIAIGREGGITALIALAQSPSENVHEIAAGALSSLVFNPENALRLVEDGGISVLISRLSSISKLARFMAAIALAYIYDGRKDELAPVGSSTNGRSNRIILCTAMTQIQKSLLSFAHPLMSCSTALSATPAVVAQVTEFARIPEVGQLRCSQAEIGRFVSMLRHQYRQLKLCAAFALLQFTAPGGQHALHHVNLLQASGAARVLRVTAAAKSAPLETRVFAKCVLRNMEYLQTDTST, encoded by the exons ATGACTCGTAGTGTTAGACAAAAGTGTGAGAAAGAAACCCGAGAGTCGGATTTATCTGATGAACCGGAAATGGAGAATCTAGAGTGTTTGAAACTGGATGATGATGGCATTGTTGATTGGACTCGATTGCCTGATGATGCTGTGATTGATGTTTTTACTCGTTTGAGTTATCGTGATCGAGCTAATATGTCATCAGCTTGCAAAAGCTGGAGATCTGTTGGATCTTCATCGTGTTTATGGCGATCGTTAGATCTTCGCGCTCATAGATGTGAGGGGGAATTAATGGAGTGTCTAGCTTCTCGATGCTCAAATCTCCAAAAACTTCGGTTTCGTGGGTCTGCTAATACTGATTCGCTAGTCAGCATTCGAGCTAACAATTTGAAAGAGTTAAGTGGCGATTTCTGTAAGGTACTAAGTGATTCAACGCTTACGTTAATTGTAACCTATTACAAACTTCTTGAAAGTATCCAACTCGGGCCCGATAACTGTGAAATGATAACAAGCGACGGGTTATATTCAATAGCCATTTACTGCCCTAACCTAAAAAAGCTTAGGCTTTCCGGAATCTCAGATGTCAGTTATCAGGCCATAAGGGCTTTAGCTGATCGTTGCCCCAATCTTCACGATATTGGGTTTATCGATTGTCTAAATATCAGTACGGCGTCATTAGCCAATGTCGTGCAACTTCGGTTTCTATCTGTTGCGGGGACCACAGATATAGACTGGGATTCAGCTGGTGAAAACTGGACCAACCTTCCGTATTTAGAAGGTTTAGACGTTTCTAGAACTGATGTGGATCCCGAGAACTTTACGAGGTTAGTTGAGTCGATAGATAGTTTGAAAGTTGTGTGCACGTTTAATTGTCCGGTGTTAGAGGAAGACCCCGCTGTTTATAAATCTCATGGTAAAATGATGCTTGGGTTCTCTAACGACACTTTTAAAGTACTATCGTCTATGTTTCCTGACACAAAGAGCGAGCAGGCTGTTTTCTCCGATTGGAGAAGTGGGTCGAATAAAAACGATGCGAATTTGGATATTCTTATGATGTGGGTTGAATGGATTCTTTCACATGCACTTTTATGTATAGCTGAGGCTAACCTAACCGGGCTTGATCAGTTTTGGCTCGATCAAGGAGCAGATCTTTTGCTCACTTTATTGCAGAGTTCTCAAGCTGATGTCCAAGAATGGGCAGCCACTGGGCTTGCAACTTTCGCTGTAGTCAATGACATAAGTATAAAGGTTGATGCAGGACGAGTTAAGGCTGTCAGGAAAGGTGGCGGTGTTCAGCTTCTTTTACGTCTTGCAAGATCTTTGAACGAAGGGCTTCAACTAGAAGCAACAAAG GCGATTTCAAATCTTTCGACGAATCCAGCTTTTGCAAGATCTGTGGCTGGAGAGGGTGGCATAACCGTTCTTGCAAGCTTAGCAAAATCTACGAACCGATTCGTGGCTGAAGAGGCCGCTGGAGGGCTTTGGAATCTTTCTGCTGGGGACAAGCATATG GGAGCTATTTTTGACGCTGGTGCCATAAAATCTTTAGTCGACTTGATCATTAAATGGCCTAGAGGTGGTCATAGAGTTCTG GAACGAGCGGCAGGTGCGCTTGCCAATTTGGCGGCCGATGAGAAGTATAGCATGGAAGTTGCAGCAGTTGGTGGTATTAGTGCGGTAGTAACTCTCGCTTGTACATGCAAGCATAGAGGTGTGCAAGAGCAG GCGACTCGCGCGTTGGCTAATTTAACGGGCCATGGTGATAGCAACACTAACATTGTTATGGCCGGACAAGAAGATAGAGTTATTGATGTACTCATTCTTCTTATTCGTTCTCAACATGATGCTGTCAG GCAAGAAGCAGCTACAGCATTGTGGCATTTATCGGGTGATGCCAGAAACCGAGAACGGATTGCGTTAGCTGGCGGTGTTGTAGCCTTG GTGGCTCTTGCACAATCGTGTGTATACGCCTCTCCGCGTCTTCAGGAGGGAGCAGCTGGTGCTCTATGGGCACTTTCGGTTTCAGAAGCCAATAG CATCGCAATTGGACGAGAGGGTGGCATAACAGCGCTGATAGCGCTCGCACAATCTCCATCAGAA AATGTCCACGAGATTGCTGCTGGGGCCCTTTCGAGTCTAGTATTCAACCCGGAAAATGCATTGCGACTAGTGGAAGATGGGGGCATTTCTGTCTTGATTAGTCGTTTATCATCAATTTCAAAATTGGCTCGTTTCATGGCCGCTATAGCTCTGGCATACATATACGATGGCAG AAAGGATGAACTTGCTCCGGTAGGGAGTTCCACCAATGGCAGATCAAATAGGATTATCTTATGTACAGCCATGACACAAATTCAAAAATCTCTGTTGAGTTTTGCTCACCCACTCATGTCTTGTTCTACCGCATTATCAGCGACTCCTGCAGTGGTGGCCCAAGTAACCGAATTTGCCCGTATTCCAGAAGTAGGTCAATTGCGATGCAG CCAAGCCGAAATTGGAAGGTTTGTATCCATGTTGCGTCATCAGTACCGGCAGCTCAAATTATGTGCCGCATTTGCTCTTCTTCAG TTTACTGCTCCGGGTGGGCAGCATGCACTCCACCATGTGAACCTGTTACAAGCTTCGGGCGCCGCACGTGTTCTTAGGGTCACAGCCGCTGCAAAATCGGCTCCACTCGAAACAAGGGTATTTGCGAAGTGTGTGCTCAGGAACATGGAATACCTACAGACAGATACTTCGACATAG